The proteins below are encoded in one region of Bosea sp. BIWAKO-01:
- a CDS encoding DUF1489 family protein: protein MALHMLKLCVGAESIRDLEEWVEEQMALMRRLGRREEQTHTTRMVPKRIEEIVDGGSLYWVIKGQISARQRLTDIRPFTDGEGIGRCHLVMEPAVIPVEPRPFRPFQGWRYLQPKDAPRDIGQHGGDLAEMPEEMRRELAGLGLL, encoded by the coding sequence ATGGCCTTGCACATGCTCAAACTCTGCGTCGGCGCCGAATCCATTCGCGATCTCGAGGAATGGGTCGAGGAGCAGATGGCGTTGATGCGCCGGCTCGGCCGCCGGGAAGAACAGACCCATACCACCCGCATGGTGCCGAAGCGCATCGAGGAGATCGTCGATGGCGGCTCGCTCTACTGGGTGATCAAGGGGCAGATCTCGGCGCGCCAGCGCCTGACGGATATCCGGCCTTTCACCGATGGCGAGGGGATCGGGCGCTGCCATCTGGTGATGGAGCCGGCGGTGATACCGGTCGAGCCACGGCCGTTCCGTCCCTTCCAGGGCTGGCGCTACCTGCAGCCCAAGGACGCCCCGCGTGACATCGGCCAGCATGGCGGCGACCTCGCCGAGATGCCCGAAGAGATGCGGCGCGAACTGGCTGGGCTGGGACTGCTCTAG